From Papilio machaon chromosome 2, ilPapMach1.1, whole genome shotgun sequence, the proteins below share one genomic window:
- the LOC106716068 gene encoding probable G-protein coupled receptor 158, whose translation MNMRTLLLIYFASLVQCDYKGDVKHLRHARTLIRHGRSRVHLSRLHRARDLLAQIEAETSSELESIDKSGEDPVVAALRPYSAPDEDEPKESTEPFHKLFGNFSGTKHKEEPIDDVSLLDHLYNVEHSYDNNETQKLTMEDILSADNAKDSLFNDTLNDTDNVTIVRPTVHEDVVTKFLRLIETQHLLGENCTAGTHLNLGEGVVDRYAQERFRIEAEVAVNRANMLTRLWKYAGPSVMHNEYLLHASVFSMVEFDDDVFAAGNCYDQYQYKDYQLFCPFAYRLPEGPILAKDLAVEYKYLSNTSEWFYIARKNAERVIRNHNQFKRGYNTYTYNDTAHTEREFDEILSVTYEDGKWSKPYYDCGGGNIWMLTYTVPFFGYSNGTYFFKGTSGIDIDLRRVDIDQCPLKPGSTQLNIFAGTDKCKKKTTECVPVPGLGFRRGSYRCLCRRGFYFPNTTAEHRYYNGSDIEEEYEKHLLHQLSLYSKISAFECLPCAEGCEACVDGSPCVAALNWVVRSSILALACFVISCLPFIVYFTIKYGHVRVVRAASPALLRVIVLGAALIYCTTLVMYGRPTVFTCTLRVWLREVGFCLTYGALMLKTWRISMIFQVRSAKAVKISDMYLLRRIGVIVGVACVLLSIRTLVAPPAVIVGRTREDLKAYLCNTDWWDHSFTTLEVIFLMWGIRLCIMVRKAPSDFNESRFISMAIYNEFLLSGFLNISMLFLQSPANPDLLYIIFFCHTQLTVTLLLLFIFGSKAYMVFRGHGKDDREKTGKFRTRPADSTYTMTTNNTHFCDNMTERELEEEFKKLCNQLDKLRERCGSSSNIARCITEMQDAAIRNERRGNTNEHSAPLRLNNVFNAVAGRLMCNVTPVEESSSSGRDIVFEAPPAYRQRATPTKSGETSNAEQSQTDVTTDSPKKKDDQESKEEAQNGVFRISGEANCSDVRPPDVSNINAPSTSTANRNPLSTSIIRNLPSTSSTDRNAPSTSTDSRNVPSTSTVDRNLPCTSATNRNVLNTSTDSRNVPSTSTTNRDIPSTSTVNRNVPSTSNSDRSETRTSPNASESVRGGVRSGHARTHAIVINLDDKSRFTEEVTV comes from the exons AGAGTATTGATAAGTCAGGGGAAGATCCAGTGGTAGCAGCTCTTAGACCGTACAGCGCGCCTGATGAAGATGAGCCCAAAGAGTCAACTGAACCGTTCCACAAACTGTTCGGCAACTTCTCAGGAACCAAACACAAGGAAGAACCCATCGATGATGTGTCTTTACTTGATCACTTGTATAACGTGGAACATAGTTACGATAACAACGAAACACAAAAACTAACAATGGAAGATATTTTAAGTGCGGACAATGCTAAAGATAGTCTATTTAATGACACATTGAATGATACGGACAATGTGACTATAGTGCGGCCGACTGTACATGAAGATGTAGTGACTAAATTTTTAAGATTGATAGAAACGCAACATTTGCTAGGTGAAAATTGTACAGCGGgtacacatttaaatttaggCGAAGGGGTGGTAGATAGATATGCTCAAGAAAGATTTAGGATAGAAGCGGAGGTGGCTGTTAATAGGGCAAATATGTTGACAAGGTTATGGAAATATGCGGGACCATCTGTGATGCATAATGAATATCTATTGCATGCGAGTGTTTTTTCTATGGTGGAGTTTGATGATGACGTATTCGCTGCCGGCAATTGTTACGACCAGTATCAGTACAAGGATTATCAACTTTTTTGTCCGTTCGCGTATAGGTTGCCCGAGGGCCCAATTCTAGCAAAGGATCTGGCCGttgaatacaaatatttaagcaACACGTCAGAATGGTTTTACATCGCCCGTAAGAACGCAGAACGTGTGATACGAAAccataatcaatttaaaagag GTTACAACACGTACACATATAACGACACAGCGCACACCGAGAGAGAGTTCGACGAGATATTATCAGTGACATACGAGGACGGCAAGTGGTCCAAGCCGTACTACGACTGCGGCGGCGGCAACATCTGGATGTTGACATACACCGTGCCTTTCTTTGGATATAGCAACGGCACTTATTTCTTCAA AGGCACGAGTGGTATCGACATAGACCTGCGACGTGTTGACATCGACCAATGCCCGTTAAAGCCAGGCTCTACGCAACTCAACATATTTGCAGGAACTGATAAGTGCAAGAAGAAAACCACTGAG TGCGTGCCGGTACCCGGGCTGGGCTTCAGGCGGGGCTCGTACCGCTGCCTCTGTCGACGAGGATTCTACTTCCCCAACACCACCGCAGAACATCGATACTACAATGGAAGCGATATCGAAGAGGAATATGAAAAACATCTTTtg CATCAGCTATCTCTGTACTCAAAAATCTCGGCGTTCGAGTGCCTGCCATGCGCGGAAGGTTGCGAAGCATGCGTGGATGGGTCGCCATGCGTCGCCGCGCTCAACTGGGTCGTCAGAAGTTCTATCTTGGCGCTGGCCTGCTTTGTCATATCCTGTTTGCCTTTCATCGTTTACTTCACTATTAAATACGGACACGTCAGG GTTGTCCGAGCTGCCAGTCCTGCGCTCCTCAGAGTGATAGTACTGGGAGCGGCCCTGATCTACTGCACCACTCTGGTGATGTACGGCAGGCCGACCGTGTTCACCTGCACGCTGAGAGTCTGGCTGCGTGAGGTCGGCTTCTGTCTTACGTACGGCGCGCTCATGCTTAAGACATGGAG gATATCAATGATTTTTCAAGTGCGATCCGCCAAAGCTGTAAAAATATCGGACATGTACCTGCTGCGCCGTATCGGAGTGATAGTGGGCGTGGCTTGCGTGTTGCTGTCCATAAGAACGCTGGTGGCGCCCCCCGCTGTCATCGTTGGTCGCACCAGAGAAGACCTTAAAGCGTACTTATGTAACACAGACTGGTGGGACCATTCATTCACAACAC TGGAAGTGATATTTCTGATGTGGGGCATCCGGCTATGCATCATGGTGCGAAAGGCGCCCTCCGATTTCAACGAGAGCCGCTTCATCTCTATGGCTATATACAATGAGTTCTTACTCTCTGGCTTCCTTAATATATCCAT GTTGTTCCTACAATCTCCGGCGAATCCGGATCTActctacattatatttttttgtcacaCTCAGTTGACAGTTACATTACTCttgttgtttatatttggAAGTAAG GCGTACATGGTGTTTAGAGGGCACGGCAAAGACGACAGAGAGAAGACAGGCAAATTTCGCACTCGTCCCGCTGACTCTACCTACACTATGACAACAAACAATACTCATTTTTGTGACAATATGACTGAAAGGGAGTTAgag gaaGAATTCAAAAAATTGTGCAATCAACTCGATAAACTGCGAGAGCGTTGCGGCTCTAGTTCTAATATCGCTAGATGCATCACAGAGATGCAAGACGCCGCCATCCGGAACGAACGCAGAGGCAACACAAACGAACACTCAGCGCCTTTACGATTGAACAACGTATTCAATGCAGTCGCCGGACGACTGATGTGCAATGTTACCCCGGTCGAAGAGTCGAGCAGCAGCGGCAGAGATATAGTGTTTGAAGCACCGCCCGCTTATAGACAAAGAGCGACCCCAACCAAAAGCGGAGAAACCAGCAATGCAGAACAAAGTCAAACTGACGTCACAACTGATTCACCGAAAAAGAAAGATGACCAGGAATCGAAGGAGGAAGCACAAAATGGTGTTTTTAGAATATCCGGGGAAGCTAATTGCAGCGATGTTCGGCCTCCAGACGTGTCTAACATAAATGCACCGAGCACAAGTACAGCTAATAGAAATCCACTAAGTACTAGTATAATCAGAAATTTGCCGAGTACAAGTTCTACTGATAGAAATGCACCTAGTACAAGTACAGACAGCAGAAATGTACCGAGCACTAGTACGGTAGACAGAAATTTGCCATGTACTAGTGCAACTAACAGAAATGTACTTAATACAAGTACAGACAGCAGAAATGTACCGAGCACTAGTACGACAAACAGAGATATACCCAGCACTAGTACAGTTAACAGAAATGTTCCGAGCACGAGTAACAGTGATAGAAGTGAAACAAGAACGAGTCCTAATGCTTCAGAATCAGTGAGAGGTGGTGTTCGCTCAGGTCACGCGAGGACTCACGCAATTGTTATCAATTTAGATGATAAAAGTCGTTTCACAGAAGAAGTAACGGTGTAA